In Microtus ochrogaster isolate Prairie Vole_2 linkage group LG9, MicOch1.0, whole genome shotgun sequence, the following are encoded in one genomic region:
- the Kiaa0408 gene encoding uncharacterized protein KIAA0408 homolog, producing the protein MSRNPLSDTHTVAMDLQKQWENTETNWQKEKMELLDQFDNERKEWESQWKVMQKKIEELCQEVKLRRKMNMNEHSKVINLDHVRDKMEFPPNLPSSRQCEFRVTNHQDGLVKENKVERDFLREGNQVYRKQNVPPESKVGLLNLVATEEKACDVCADRRPSEEESTNCSVALNTALDELAKVSEELCTFQEEIRKRSNHRRMKSDSLLQEMPNEISVPHGHHLISNGQGILPTNREKEKQKKNLSCANGLQNNSMKNCGIGLIDLQRSETPPVPPPRSTSRNFPSLYSEQAQERLKESLYHRWVAHESQNKTNCNSHLLLRQSPLFPQEERNLKDSTMVSSLTPEVKIDSKPPGNEEIGLSMWLCDSVSGTKESPSVQSQKTGFTPNKAKFEKVIPDNPNKSQLDLHVKNDFLPSVTQRDPLRSYSCSYEQIPRNEKLAAKIDEFNRTVFRTDRNCQAIQQSQNDSKSPDDLNLLDISLAHRGDMPEHDSGTSGLKVSDHTHGPIENVFSDSAKVSVTGPVKQTQACTSPSSYQLMFHEHDWRPSNFSSRPRSADPRSNYGVVEKLLKTYETETRPAQQNSRCFRDNWTKCGSDESIAVKASNGKGFSRPARPANRRLPSRWASRSPSAPPALRRTAYSYKVSLQTEAQMV; encoded by the exons cTTTGCCAGGAAGTAAAGCTGAGGAGGAAAATGAACATGAATGAACATTCTAAGGTTATTAATCTTGATCATGTTCGAGATAAAATGGAATTCCCTCCAAATCTCCCCAGTTCAAGACAATGTGAATTCAGAGTGACAAATCACCAAGATGGTCtggtaaaggaaaacaaagtagaaagagACTTCCTCAGGGAAGGAAATCAAGTGTACAGAAAACAAAACGTACCCCCGGAAAGCAAAGTAGGGCTTCTGAATCTGGTGGCCACAGAAGAGAAGGCGTGTGATGTGTGCGCTGACAGGAGGCCTTCGGAGGAGGAGAGTACAAACTGTTCTGTTGCCCTTAACACA gctCTTGACGAACTCGCAAAAGTTAGTGAAGAACTGTGTACCTTTCAAGAGGAAATCCGAAAGCGCTCTAACCACAGAAG GATGAAGTCTGATTCTCTTCTCCAGGAAATGCCAAATGAAATCAGTGTACCTCATGGGCACCACTTGATCAGTAATGGCCAGGGCATCCTTCCAACCaatagggagaaagaaaaacagaaaaagaatctgAGCTGTGCCAACGGACTCCAAAACAATTCTATGAAAAACTGTGGAATTGGTTTAATTGACTTACAAAGAAGTGAAactcctccagttcctcctccaaGAAGTACCTCTCGAAATTTCCCCAGTTTATATTCTGAACAAGCCCAAGAAAGACTGAAGGAAAGTTTATATCACAGGTGGGTGGCCCATGAgagtcaaaacaaaactaactgcAATTCTCATCTCCTTCTGAGGCAGTCGCCACTGTTTCCACAAGAAGAGAGAAATTTGAAAGATAGTACCATGGTTTCCTCTTTGACACCAGAAGTCAAAATAGATAGCAAGCCTCCAGGTAATGAAGAGATTGGACTTAGTATGTGGTTATGTGACTCTGTATCAGGTACAAAGGAGAGCCCTTCTGTGCAGTCCCAAAAAACTGGTTTTACAcccaataaagcaaaatttgaaaAGGTGATTCCAGATAATCCTAATAAATCTCAGCTTGATCTTCATGTGAAAAATGACTTTCTTCCCTCAGTGACACAGAGAGATCCACTTAGAAGTTACAGCTGCAGTTATGAACAGATTCCAAGGAATGAAAAGCTAGCAGCAAAGATTGATGAATTTAACAGAACTGTCTTCAGAACGGACAGAAATTGTCAAGCAATACAGCAGAGTCAAAATGATTCAAAATCACCTGATGATCTCAACCTTCTTGATATCTCTCTTGCTCATAGAGGTGACATGCCAGAACATGACAGTGGGACTAGTGGTTTGAAAGTTAGTGACCACACACATGGACCCATAGAAAATGTGTTCAGTGATTCTGCAAAAGTCTCTGTAACAGGCCCAGTCAAACAAACACAGGCATGTACGAGTCCCAGCAGCTATCAGCTCATGTTCCATGAGCATGATTGGAGACCAAGCAATTTTTCTAGCCGGCCAAGGTCAGCTGATCCCAGATCAAATTACGGTGTTGTGGAAAAGCTGCTGAAAACCTATGAGACAGAGACAAGGCCTGCgcagcaaaattcaagatgtttcaGAGATAACTGGACCAAATGTGGTTCTGAT GAATCCATAGCAGTGAAAGCCTCGAATGGAAAAGGATTTTCCCGACCTGCCAGACCAGCTAATCGCCGACTCCCATCCAGATGGGCATCGAGATCGCCATCCGCACCCCCAGCCTTACGGAGGACTGCCTACAGCTATAAAGTCTCTCTGCAAACCGAAGCCCAGATGGTCTAG